A segment of the Streptomyces sp. P9-A2 genome:
CGTCGCGGCCGGTCTTGAGCTGGCCGTCGGTCTGGACGACGATGCGGTCGCGCAGGCCGTTGAGCAGCAGGGTCTGCTGGGTCTCGGCGAGGCCGAGCTCCCAGGGTCCGCCGGCGTGCTTGAGCGAGGTCAGCGGGGAGGCGCCGGTGCCGCCGTCGTGGCCGGAGATGAGTACGACGTCGGCGTGGGCCTTGGAGACGCCCGCGGCGACGGTGCCGACGCCGACCTCGGAGACCAGCTTGACGTGGATGCGCGCCTCGGGGTTGGCGTTCTTCAGGTCGTGGATGAGCTGGGCGAGGTCCTCGATGGAGTAGATGTCGTGGTGCGGCGGCGGGGAGATGAGGCCCACACCGGGTGTCGAGTGACGCGTCCTGGCGATCCACGGGTAGACCTTGGGGCCGGGCAGCTGGCCGCCCTCGCCGGGCTTGGCGCCCTGGGCCATCTTGATCTGGATGTCGTCCGCGTTGACCAGGTATTCGGAGGTCACGCCGAAGCGGCCGGAGGCGACCTGCTTGATGGCGGAGCGGCGGGCCGGGTCGTACAGGCGCTCCGGGTCCTCACCGCCCTCGCCGGTGTTCGACTTGCCGCCGAGCTGGTTCATGGCGATGGCGAGGGTCTCGTGCGCCTCCTGGGAGATGGAGCCGTACGACATGGCGCCGGTGGAGAAGCGCTTGACGATCTCGGAGACCGGCTCGACCTCGTCGAGGGGGACGGGGGCCCGGCCGGAGGTGAGGCCGAAGAGCCCGCGGAGCGTCATCAGGCGCTCGGACTGCTCGTTGACGCGGCCGGTGTACTGCTTGAAGACGTCGTAGCGGCCGGAGCGCGTGGAGTGCTGGAGGCGGAAGACCGTCTCGGGGTCGAACAGGTGCGGTTCGCCCTCGCGGCGCCACTGGTACTCGCCGCCGATGTCGAGCGCGCGGTGCGCGGGGGCGATGCCGGTGGCGGGGTACGCCTTGGCGTGGCGGGCGGCGACCTCCTTGGCGACGACGTCGAGGCCGACGCCGCCGATCTTGGTGGCGGTGCCGTGGAAGTACTTCTCGACGAAGGCCGCGTCGAGGCCGACGGCCTCGAAGACCTGGGCGCCTCGGTAGGAGGCGACGGTGGAGATGCCCATCTTGGACATGACCTTCAGGACGCCCTTGCCGAGGGCGTGGATCAGGTTGCGGATGGCCTTCTCGGACTCGATGCCGGGCAGGAAGGTGCCCGCGCGGACGAGGTCCTCGACGGACTCCATCGCCAGGTAGGGGTTGACCGCGGCGGCACCGAACCCGATGAGGAGGGCCACGTGGTGGACCTCGCGGACGTCTCCGGCCTCGACGAGGAGGCCCACCTGGGTGCGCTGCTTGGTGCGGATGAGGTGGTGGTGGACGGCCGAGGTGAGCAGCAGCGACGGGATCGGCGCGTGCTCGGCGTCGGAGTGCCGGTCGGACAGGACGATCAGGCGGGCGCCGTTGCCGATGGCGGCGTCGGCCTCGGCGCAGATCTCCTCGATGCGGGCGGCGAGGCTGTCGCCGCCGCCGGAGACCCGGTAGAGGCCGGAGAGGGTGGCGGCCTTGAACCCGGGCAGGTCACCGTCGGCGTTGACGTGGATGAGCTTGGCCAGCTCGTCGTTGTCGATGACGGGGAAGGGCAGGACGACGGTGCGGCAGGACGCGGCGTTCGGTTCGAGCAGGTTGCCCTGGGGGCCGAGCGCGCTGCGCAGGGAGGTGACGAGCTCTTCGCGGATCGCGTCCAGCGGCGGGTTGGTGACCTGCGCGAACAGCTGGGTGAAGTAGTCGAAGAGGAGCCGGGGGCGTTCCGACAGGGCGGCGATCGGCGAGTCGGTGCCCATGGAGCCGATCGGCTCGGTGCCGGACTTGGCCATCGGGGCGAGCAGGACGCGCAGTTCCTCCTCGGTGTAGCCGAAGGTCTGCTGGCGGCGGGTGACCGAGGCGTGGGTGTGGACGATGTGCTCGCGCTCGGGCAGGTCGGACAGCTCGATCTCGCCGGTTTCCAGCCACTGGGCGTAGGGGTGCTCGGCGGCGAGCTGGGCCTTGATCTCGTCGTCCTCGATGATGCGGTGTTCGGCGGTGTCGACGAGGAACATGCGGCCGGGCTGCAGGCGTCCCTTGCGGACGACCTTGGCGGGGTCGATGTCGAGGACGCCGACCTCGGAGCCGAGGACGACGAGGCCGTCGTCGGTGACCCAGTAGCGGCCGGGGCGCAGGCCGTTGCGGTCGAGTACGGCGCCGACCTGGGTGCCGTCGGTGAAGGTGACGCAGGCGGGGCCGTCCCAGGGCTCCATCATCGTGGAGTGGTACTGGTAGAAGGCGCGGCGCGCGGGGTCCATCGAGCCGTGGTTCTCCCACGCCTCGGGGATCATCATGAGCACCGAGTGCGGCAGGGAGCGCCCGCCGAGGTGCAGCAGTTCGAGGACCTCGTCGAAGGACGCCGAGTCGGAGGCGTCGGGGGTGCAGACGGGGAAGATCCGCTCGAGGCCGGCGGAGCCGCTGTGCCCACGGTCGGCGGAGCCGCTGTGCCCACGGTCGGCGGAGCCGCTGTGCCCACGGTCGGCGGAGCCGCTGTGCCCACGGTCGGCGGAGCCGCTGTGCCCACGGTCGGCGGAGCCGAACAGGTCGGAGGCCAGCTGGGACTCGCGGGCGCGCATCCAGTTGCGGTTGCCCTTGACGGTGTTGATCTCACCGTTGTGGGCGACGAAGCGGTAGGGGTGCGCGAGGGGCCACGACGGGAAGGTGTTCGTGGAGAACCGGGAGTGCACCAGCGCGAGCGCGGAGCCGAAGCGGCGGTCGGACAGGTCCGGGAAGAAGGGCTCGAGCTGACCGGTGGTGAGCATGCCCTTGTAGACGATGGTCCGCGCGGACAGCGACGGGAAGTAGACGCCCGCCTCGCGCTCGGCGCGCTTGCGCAGCACGAAGACCGTGCGGTCGAGGTCGATGCCCTGGGACGTGTGGTCCGTGACGAAGATCTGGCGGAAGACCGGCATCGTGGAGCGGGCGGTGGCGCCGAGCAGGTCGGGCGCGACGGGCACCGTGCGCCAGCCGAGGACGGTCAGGCCCTCGGCGGCGGCGATCTCCTCGATGCGGGCGACGGCCTCGTCGGTGGCGTCCACGGGGAGGAAGGCGGTGCCGACGGCGTAGGCGCCGGCCTCGGGCAGTTCGAATCCGGCCACCTCGCGGAAGAAGGCGTCCGGGACCTGGGAGAGGATGCCCGCGCCGTCACCGGAGTCCGGCTCGGAGCCGGTGGCACCGCGGTGTTCCAGGTTGCGCAGGACGGTGAGTGCCTGCTCGACCAGGGTGTGAGACGCCTCGCCGGTGAGGGTGGCGACGAAGCCGACGCCGCAGGCGTCGTGCTCGTCGCGGGGGTCGTACATGCCCTGCGGAGCAGGGCGAGCATCCATGAAGGACCAGTTCTGGCCATGCGCGGGATGCTGGGACGGCTGGCGCGTCATACGCATCGGCTCTTCCCGTCGTCGTCATGTGGCATGTGCAAAGTGCCGAGGGACGACGCTGGCCCTCTGCGTGACTGCAAAATTTCGTGCAGATTACACGATGGCCCGGTTCCCGGTAAGCGGGATTTTCCGTTCCGTCATGTGGACACCATGCAGGTCGCTTCGGGGATTCCGCGCCTGACGGGGAGAAGCTGGGGGACCGTGGCGGGCAGATCGATGTCCGTCGGTCCGGTGGCGGGGCCGGGCTTCTTCACCCACTCCCGCGGCTGCGTCGTGAGCCTCGTCGCTCATGGCGCTTTCGGCTCATGCCCCGTCGTCACGCGCTCGAAACCAACGAGTAACGGCTACTTGCGCGGTCCCTCGTACGGAAGCGGAGCCGAAGCGTCGGTGCCGCTCGTCCGCGCCGGGGCGCCGGGCCGGTGCCCCGGTCCGGGGCAGCCGTGTGGGGCCGTTCCGGGCCGGACCGTTCCGAGCCGGGTCATCCTATGGCCGTTCCGAACCATGTGCCCAGAGCGTATGTCACGCCGGCTGCCGCGCCACCGAGGGCGAGCTGTCGCAGACCGCTGTACCACCAGGTCCGCGCGGTCACCTTGGCGACCAGCGCGCCACACAGGAAGAGCCCCAGCAGCGCCAGCAGCACGGCGGGCCACAGCGTGCTCGCGCCGAGCAGGTACGGCAGTACGGGGAGCAGCGCGCCGAGCGCGAAGGCTCCGAAGCTCGAGACCGCGGCCACGGTGGGGGAGGGGAGGTCGCCGGGGTCGATCC
Coding sequences within it:
- the gltB gene encoding glutamate synthase large subunit, translating into MRMTRQPSQHPAHGQNWSFMDARPAPQGMYDPRDEHDACGVGFVATLTGEASHTLVEQALTVLRNLEHRGATGSEPDSGDGAGILSQVPDAFFREVAGFELPEAGAYAVGTAFLPVDATDEAVARIEEIAAAEGLTVLGWRTVPVAPDLLGATARSTMPVFRQIFVTDHTSQGIDLDRTVFVLRKRAEREAGVYFPSLSARTIVYKGMLTTGQLEPFFPDLSDRRFGSALALVHSRFSTNTFPSWPLAHPYRFVAHNGEINTVKGNRNWMRARESQLASDLFGSADRGHSGSADRGHSGSADRGHSGSADRGHSGSADRGHSGSAGLERIFPVCTPDASDSASFDEVLELLHLGGRSLPHSVLMMIPEAWENHGSMDPARRAFYQYHSTMMEPWDGPACVTFTDGTQVGAVLDRNGLRPGRYWVTDDGLVVLGSEVGVLDIDPAKVVRKGRLQPGRMFLVDTAEHRIIEDDEIKAQLAAEHPYAQWLETGEIELSDLPEREHIVHTHASVTRRQQTFGYTEEELRVLLAPMAKSGTEPIGSMGTDSPIAALSERPRLLFDYFTQLFAQVTNPPLDAIREELVTSLRSALGPQGNLLEPNAASCRTVVLPFPVIDNDELAKLIHVNADGDLPGFKAATLSGLYRVSGGGDSLAARIEEICAEADAAIGNGARLIVLSDRHSDAEHAPIPSLLLTSAVHHHLIRTKQRTQVGLLVEAGDVREVHHVALLIGFGAAAVNPYLAMESVEDLVRAGTFLPGIESEKAIRNLIHALGKGVLKVMSKMGISTVASYRGAQVFEAVGLDAAFVEKYFHGTATKIGGVGLDVVAKEVAARHAKAYPATGIAPAHRALDIGGEYQWRREGEPHLFDPETVFRLQHSTRSGRYDVFKQYTGRVNEQSERLMTLRGLFGLTSGRAPVPLDEVEPVSEIVKRFSTGAMSYGSISQEAHETLAIAMNQLGGKSNTGEGGEDPERLYDPARRSAIKQVASGRFGVTSEYLVNADDIQIKMAQGAKPGEGGQLPGPKVYPWIARTRHSTPGVGLISPPPHHDIYSIEDLAQLIHDLKNANPEARIHVKLVSEVGVGTVAAGVSKAHADVVLISGHDGGTGASPLTSLKHAGGPWELGLAETQQTLLLNGLRDRIVVQTDGQLKTGRDVVIAALLGAEEFGFATAPLVVSGCVMMRVCHLDTCPVGIATQNPVLRDRFAGKAEHVVNFFRFIAEEVRELLAELGFRSIEEAVGHAEALDVTRAVTHWKAQGLDLAPLFHVPELPEGAARHHTVPQDHGLAKALDNELIKLAADALAADGATEAQPVRAQVAIRNINRTVGTMLGHEVTKKFGGAGLPDDTVDITFTGSAGQSFGAFVPRGITLRLEGDANDYVGKGLSGGRIVVRPDRGADHLAEYSVIAGNTLAYGATGGEMFLRGKVGERFCVRNSGALVVSEGVGDHGCEYMTGGHAVVLGETGRNFAAGMSGGTAYVIDLDRDNVNPGHLDAVHELDDTDRAWLHDVVRRHQEETGSTVAAKLLAEWDSPDGGAARFSKITPSTYQAVLAAKDAAERAGLSEPDTHRKMMEAATHG